From a single Bos indicus isolate NIAB-ARS_2022 breed Sahiwal x Tharparkar chromosome 11, NIAB-ARS_B.indTharparkar_mat_pri_1.0, whole genome shotgun sequence genomic region:
- the LRATD1 gene encoding protein LRATD1: protein MGNQLDRITHLNYSELPTGDPSGIEKDELRVGVAYFFSDEEEDLDERGQPDKFGVKAPPGCAPCPESPSRHHHHHHHHHLLHQLVLNETQFSAFRGQECIFSKVSGGPQGADLSVYAVTALPALCEPGDLLELLWLQPAPEPPAPAPHWAVYVGGGQIIHLCQGEIRQDSLYEAGAANVGRVVNSWYRYRPLVAELVVQNACGHLGLKSEEICWTNSESFAAWCRFGKREFKAGGEVPAGTQPPQQQYYLKVHLADNKVHTARFHSLEDLIREKRRIDASGRLRVLQELADLVDDKE, encoded by the coding sequence ATGGGCAACCAACTGGACCGCATCACCCACCTCAACTACAGCGAGCTGCCCACCGGGGACCCGTCAGGGATCGAAAAGGACGAGCTGCGGGTCGGGGTCGCTTACTTCTTCTCGGATGAAGAGGAGGACTTGGACGAACGCGGCCAGCCCGACAAGTTCGGCGTGAAGGCACCCCCGGGCTGCGCCCCCTGCCCAGAGAGCCCcagccgccaccaccaccaccaccaccaccaccacctgctgCACCAGCTGGTCCTCAACGAAACTCAGTTCTCCGCCTTTCGGGGCCAGGAATGCATCTTTTCCAAAGTGAGCGGCGGCCCGCAAGGCGCCGACCTGAGCGTCTACGCGGTCACCGCCCTGCCGGCACTCTGCGAGCCAGGCGACCTGCTGGAGCTGCTGTGGCTGCAGCCCGCGCCGGAGCCGCCCGCGCCCGCCCCGCACTGGGCCGTGTACGTGGGCGGCGGGCAGATCATCCACTTGTGCCAAGGCGAGATCCGCCAGGACAGCCTGTACGAGGCGGGCGCGGCCAACGTGGGCCGAGTGGTGAATAGCTGGTACCGCTACCGtcccctggtggctgagctggtggTGCAGAACGCCTGCGGCCACCTGGGCCTCAAGAGCGAAGAGATCTGCTGGACGAACTCAGAGAGCTTCGCAGCCTGGTGCCGCTTCGGCAAGCGGGAGTTCAAGGCGGGCGGGGAGGTGCCGGCCGGCACGCAGCCCCCGCAGCAGCAGTACTATCTCAAGGTGCACCTGGCCGACAACAAGGTGCACACGGCCAGGTTTCACAGCCTGGAAGACCTCATCCGCGAGAAGCGCCGCATAGACGCCAGCGGCCGCCTGCGGGTGCTCCAGGAGCTCGCGGACCTCGTGGATGACAAGGAGTAG